A single window of Archangium gephyra DNA harbors:
- a CDS encoding ABC transporter ATP-binding protein, with product MSTPFIRLRGVSKAYQRGDIIVPVLEEVNLDIEAGTFEAFMGPSGSGKSTLLNLLSGLDRPTTGVVEVGGKDLARMNDKELSDWRAGHVGFVFQMYNLLPVLTAAENVELPLLLTPLSRAERREHVAAALEVVGLGHRMGHRPPQMSGGEQQRVAIARAIVTDPDLLIADEPTGDLDRKSAEQVLDLFEVLHHELHKTLVMVTHDPHAAERADLVRHLEKGLLQ from the coding sequence ATGAGCACTCCCTTCATCCGGCTCCGGGGCGTGTCCAAAGCCTACCAGCGGGGCGACATCATCGTGCCGGTGCTGGAGGAGGTGAACCTGGACATCGAGGCCGGGACCTTCGAGGCCTTCATGGGCCCATCCGGCTCGGGGAAGTCCACGCTGCTCAACCTGCTGTCGGGGTTGGACCGGCCCACCACGGGGGTGGTGGAGGTGGGCGGCAAGGACCTGGCGCGCATGAACGACAAGGAATTGTCGGACTGGCGCGCGGGACACGTGGGCTTCGTCTTCCAGATGTACAACCTGCTGCCGGTGCTCACGGCGGCGGAGAACGTGGAGCTGCCCCTGCTGCTCACCCCCCTGTCTCGCGCCGAGCGGCGTGAGCACGTGGCGGCGGCGCTGGAGGTGGTGGGCCTGGGGCACCGCATGGGCCACCGGCCGCCGCAGATGTCCGGAGGCGAGCAGCAGCGGGTGGCGATCGCCCGGGCCATCGTCACGGATCCGGACCTGCTCATCGCGGACGAGCCCACGGGAGACCTGGACCGCAAGTCGGCCGAGCAGGTGTTGGACCTCTTCGAGGTGCTGCACCACGAGCTGCACAAGACGCTCGTCATGGTGACGCACGACCCGCACGCGGCCGAGCGCGCGGACCTGGTGCGGCACCTGGAGAAGGGGCTGCTGCAATGA
- a CDS encoding ABC transporter permease, with translation MIPLFYNTRSLWARRLSTGLTVLGLGLVVFVFSAVLMLANGIESALASGGDPRNVILLAEGATSELMSNVERDALRALGSAPQVASSAEGNPLVAGELVVPVLLPRGDGKESNINARGIGPESFAIRPTVRLIAGRAPRMGTNEIALGEALVGRSPGAHLGGELAFAEERWPVVGVFTAEGGAYESELWVDVNRLGPTFDRPGLSAVVVRTGSEQARDAFIKAVEEDPRFTLEAKSEPEYWAEQATWLATFIRVLGLFVSFIFSVGAVLGAMITMYAQVAARIGELGMLRAVGYRRRSVLASILIESAVLGAAGGVLGALGALATRWMEIRTLNFQTFAEVRFGFTPTPGIVVAALVFGTLMGTLGGLLPALRASRLSILDALRA, from the coding sequence ATGATTCCCCTCTTCTACAACACGCGCAGCCTCTGGGCGCGGCGGCTGTCCACGGGGCTCACCGTGCTGGGCCTGGGGCTCGTCGTCTTCGTCTTCTCCGCGGTGCTGATGCTGGCCAACGGCATCGAATCCGCGCTCGCCTCGGGGGGAGACCCGCGCAACGTCATCCTCCTGGCCGAGGGCGCCACCAGCGAGCTGATGAGCAACGTGGAGCGGGACGCGCTTCGCGCCCTGGGCAGCGCCCCGCAGGTGGCCTCCTCGGCCGAGGGCAATCCGCTGGTGGCCGGAGAGCTGGTGGTGCCGGTGCTGCTGCCGCGAGGAGATGGCAAGGAGTCGAACATCAACGCGCGGGGCATCGGCCCGGAGAGCTTCGCCATCCGGCCCACGGTGCGGCTCATCGCCGGACGGGCGCCGCGGATGGGCACCAACGAGATTGCCCTGGGCGAGGCGCTGGTGGGCCGCTCGCCGGGCGCGCACCTGGGAGGGGAGCTGGCGTTCGCCGAGGAGCGCTGGCCGGTGGTGGGCGTGTTCACCGCCGAGGGCGGGGCCTACGAGTCGGAGCTGTGGGTGGACGTCAACCGGCTGGGGCCGACGTTCGATCGGCCGGGGCTGAGCGCGGTGGTGGTGCGCACGGGCTCGGAGCAGGCGCGCGATGCGTTCATCAAGGCCGTGGAGGAGGACCCGCGCTTCACGCTCGAGGCGAAATCCGAGCCCGAGTACTGGGCGGAGCAGGCGACCTGGCTGGCCACGTTCATCCGGGTGCTGGGCCTGTTCGTGTCCTTCATCTTCAGCGTGGGCGCGGTGCTGGGGGCGATGATCACCATGTACGCGCAGGTGGCGGCGCGCATTGGCGAGCTGGGCATGCTGCGGGCGGTGGGCTACCGGCGCCGGAGCGTGCTGGCGAGCATCCTCATCGAGTCCGCGGTGCTGGGGGCGGCGGGAGGGGTGCTGGGAGCGCTGGGAGCGCTGGCCACACGGTGGATGGAGATAAGGACGCTCAACTTCCAGACGTTCGCGGAGGTGCGCTTCGGCTTCACCCCGACGCCGGGCATCGTGGTGGCGGCGCTCGTCTTCGGAACGCTGATGGGGACACTGGGCGGACTGCTGCCCGCCCTGCGGGCCTCACGGCTGTCGATTCTGGACGCCTTGAGGGCGTGA
- a CDS encoding rod shape-determining protein — protein sequence MFDWLHTLFSRDLAIDLGTANTLIYIRGQGIVSNEPSVVAVQQDARGGKKVLAVGKEAKEMLGRTPGNIVAIRPMKDGVIADFEITAAMLRYFIQTAHNRKSLVSPRIVIGIPSGITEVERRAVREAAANAGAREVYLIEQPMAAAIGAGLPVTEPSGNMIVDIGGGTSDVAVISLAGIVFAKSVRIGGDKLDEAIIQYVKRKYNLLIGERTAELIKMGIGTAYPTEEVMTMEIKGRDLVAGVPRTLTVSSDEVRDALSEPVNGIVEAVKLTLERTPPELAGDIADRGIVLAGGGALLKNLDTLLREETGLPVFLAEDPLSAVVMGAGKALESLDILRQVCQPG from the coding sequence ATGTTCGACTGGCTCCACACTCTCTTCTCGCGTGACCTCGCCATCGACCTGGGCACGGCCAACACGCTCATCTACATCCGCGGACAGGGCATCGTCTCCAACGAGCCCTCCGTGGTGGCCGTCCAGCAGGACGCGCGCGGCGGCAAGAAGGTGCTCGCCGTGGGCAAGGAGGCCAAGGAGATGCTCGGCCGCACGCCGGGCAACATCGTGGCCATCCGCCCGATGAAGGACGGCGTCATCGCCGACTTCGAAATCACCGCGGCGATGCTCCGCTACTTCATCCAGACGGCGCACAACCGCAAGTCGCTCGTCAGCCCGCGCATCGTCATCGGCATCCCCTCGGGCATCACCGAGGTGGAGCGCCGCGCGGTGCGCGAGGCCGCCGCCAACGCCGGTGCCCGGGAGGTGTACCTCATCGAGCAGCCCATGGCCGCGGCCATCGGCGCCGGGCTGCCCGTCACCGAGCCCAGCGGCAACATGATTGTCGACATCGGCGGTGGCACGTCCGACGTGGCGGTCATCAGCCTCGCGGGCATCGTGTTCGCCAAGAGCGTGCGCATTGGCGGCGACAAGCTGGACGAGGCGATCATCCAGTACGTCAAGCGCAAGTACAACCTGCTCATCGGTGAGCGCACGGCCGAGCTCATCAAGATGGGCATCGGCACGGCGTACCCCACCGAGGAGGTCATGACCATGGAGATCAAGGGTCGCGACCTGGTGGCCGGCGTGCCGCGCACGCTGACGGTGAGCAGCGACGAGGTGCGTGACGCGCTGAGCGAGCCGGTGAACGGCATCGTCGAGGCGGTGAAGCTGACGCTGGAGCGCACGCCGCCGGAGCTGGCCGGAGACATCGCCGACCGCGGCATCGTGCTGGCCGGTGGTGGCGCGCTCTTGAAGAACCTCGACACGCTGCTGCGCGAGGAGACGGGTCTGCCGGTGTTCCTCGCCGAGGATCCGCTGTCCGCCGTGGTGATGGGCGCGGGCAAGGCGCTGGAGTCGCTCGACATCCTGCGCCAGGTCTGCCAGCCGGGCTGA
- a CDS encoding putative ABC transporter permease produces the protein MLPRFLLYGCAGWVMEVCFTGMGAALVERDTHGTAKTYLWMHPIYGATALGMEFLHDRLRFLPRPVRALAYTAVIFGAEFTTGWLLRKALGRCPWDYEDKGWSVKGLIRLDYAPFWYVAGLLFEPVREAFLRVTSEALRQTPEYRHAVENGAVAEPHHLAPVSTEQEAGEAADTFLLAGESELPMPH, from the coding sequence GTGCTACCGCGATTCCTCCTCTACGGATGTGCTGGCTGGGTGATGGAGGTGTGCTTCACCGGCATGGGCGCGGCCCTGGTGGAGCGGGACACACACGGGACGGCGAAGACGTACCTGTGGATGCACCCCATCTACGGGGCCACCGCGCTGGGGATGGAGTTCCTCCATGACCGGCTGCGCTTCCTGCCCCGGCCCGTGCGCGCGCTCGCCTACACCGCCGTCATCTTCGGCGCCGAGTTCACCACGGGCTGGCTCCTGCGCAAGGCGCTCGGCCGCTGCCCCTGGGACTACGAGGACAAGGGCTGGAGCGTGAAGGGGCTCATCCGCCTGGACTACGCCCCCTTCTGGTACGTGGCCGGCCTGCTCTTCGAACCCGTGCGCGAGGCCTTCCTGCGCGTCACCAGCGAGGCCCTGCGCCAGACGCCCGAATACCGCCATGCCGTGGAAAATGGCGCCGTGGCCGAGCCGCACCACCTGGCCCCCGTCTCCACCGAGCAGGAGGCCGGGGAAGCGGCGGACACCTTCCTCCTGGCCGGGGAGAGCGAGCTGCCTATGCCCCATTGA
- a CDS encoding DUF2171 domain-containing protein codes for MIDPGDIHEGMTVKDREGRRLGTVSNVGDTHFELGQGSPARRDYMVHFHRVERVQGREVYLASAPTTVPPED; via the coding sequence ATGATCGACCCGGGCGACATCCACGAGGGAATGACGGTGAAGGACAGGGAGGGACGGAGACTCGGGACGGTGTCGAACGTCGGAGACACCCACTTCGAGCTGGGCCAGGGCTCGCCCGCCCGCCGGGACTACATGGTGCACTTCCACCGCGTGGAGCGCGTCCAGGGCCGGGAGGTGTACCTCGCCTCCGCGCCCACCACCGTGCCGCCCGAGGACTGA
- a CDS encoding RCC1 domain-containing protein, giving the protein MRSASLWSARVVMGLLTLTLLLPWGARAQVSAEVQTYLSSINHLYESLEYERALEQIASAKRLTRGVEDDVALYLYEGIVLSDMGKNGKASTAFAAALYLKPDAKLPVQVSPKVEQLFEKLRQQVKQKSAPPPAKQKPEPPKPAPDAAEELRAPEIVKLHKPEFSNKVPGALLLRITARDARDSLLGFSWKANTGTLEPPTNTATASEVTWKAQACIPEGIKPTVTVTVTNTRGLSTSANFAVSATPCIVHAAGDKHSLRVGPDGKVWAWGSNTHGQLGDGTATHRSEPVQVSNLRGVSAVSAGGSHSLAVHKEGTVWAWGYNGSKQLGDGSTTNRSTPVRVRDLSDVLAVSAGGSHSLAMRNDGTVWAWGYNRSGQLGDGTTTHRSMPVQVKALSNVVAISAGMHHSLAVLTDGTVWSWGNNDSGQLGDGSTTNRSMPVVVSGLSGMVAVSAGSNHSLALRNDGTVWAWGYNRSGQLGDGTTTHRSTPVQVKTLGSVTAVSAGHFHSLAVRNDGTVRAWGSNESKQLGIETETHQSTPVQVVALSNVVAASAGAFHSLTLLKDGTVWAWGSNGAGQLGDGTVANRSTPEPISH; this is encoded by the coding sequence ATGCGTTCCGCGAGCCTCTGGTCCGCCCGAGTGGTGATGGGCCTCCTGACCCTCACGCTCCTCCTCCCGTGGGGGGCACGCGCCCAGGTCTCCGCGGAGGTGCAGACCTACCTCTCCTCCATCAACCATCTCTACGAGAGCCTCGAGTACGAGCGAGCGCTGGAGCAGATCGCCAGCGCCAAACGCCTGACCCGAGGCGTCGAGGACGACGTCGCCCTCTATCTTTACGAGGGGATCGTCCTCTCCGACATGGGCAAGAACGGCAAGGCCAGCACCGCGTTCGCGGCGGCCCTCTACCTGAAGCCCGATGCGAAGCTGCCCGTGCAGGTGTCTCCCAAGGTGGAGCAACTGTTCGAGAAGCTGCGCCAGCAGGTGAAACAGAAGTCGGCACCGCCCCCCGCGAAGCAGAAACCCGAGCCGCCCAAGCCAGCTCCGGACGCGGCAGAGGAGCTGCGCGCGCCGGAGATCGTGAAGCTCCACAAGCCGGAGTTCTCCAATAAGGTCCCAGGGGCGCTCCTCTTGCGCATCACGGCGCGGGATGCGCGCGACAGCCTGCTTGGCTTTTCCTGGAAGGCCAACACCGGCACATTGGAGCCGCCGACCAACACCGCGACGGCGAGTGAGGTCACCTGGAAGGCCCAGGCCTGTATTCCCGAGGGCATCAAGCCGACAGTGACGGTGACGGTGACCAATACCCGGGGCCTCTCCACCTCGGCGAACTTCGCCGTCTCCGCCACCCCGTGCATCGTCCACGCGGCGGGTGACAAGCACTCGCTGAGGGTGGGGCCGGACGGCAAGGTGTGGGCCTGGGGAAGCAACACTCACGGGCAACTGGGGGACGGAACGGCCACCCACCGCTCCGAGCCCGTGCAGGTGAGCAACTTGCGTGGCGTCTCCGCGGTCTCCGCGGGAGGGAGTCACTCGCTGGCCGTGCACAAGGAGGGCACGGTGTGGGCCTGGGGGTACAACGGGTCCAAGCAACTGGGGGATGGGTCAACCACCAACCGCTCCACGCCCGTGCGGGTGCGCGACTTGAGCGACGTGTTGGCCGTCTCCGCGGGTGGCAGCCACTCGCTGGCGATGCGCAATGACGGCACGGTGTGGGCCTGGGGCTACAACCGCTCCGGACAACTGGGAGATGGGACGACCACCCACCGCTCCATGCCCGTGCAGGTGAAAGCCTTGAGCAACGTCGTCGCCATCTCCGCCGGCATGCATCACTCGTTGGCGGTGCTCACTGACGGCACGGTGTGGAGCTGGGGGAACAATGACTCCGGACAACTGGGGGATGGGTCGACCACCAACCGCTCCATGCCCGTGGTGGTGAGTGGGTTGAGTGGCATGGTCGCGGTCTCGGCGGGTAGCAACCACTCGCTGGCGTTGCGCAATGACGGCACGGTATGGGCCTGGGGGTACAACCGTTCCGGACAACTGGGAGATGGGACGACCACCCACCGCTCCACGCCCGTGCAGGTGAAGACCTTGGGCTCCGTGACCGCGGTTTCCGCCGGCCACTTCCACTCGCTGGCCGTGCGCAATGACGGCACCGTGAGGGCCTGGGGGAGCAATGAGTCCAAGCAACTGGGGATTGAGACGGAGACCCACCAGTCAACGCCCGTGCAGGTGGTCGCCTTGAGCAACGTGGTCGCTGCCTCGGCCGGCGCCTTCCACTCGCTGACATTGCTAAAAGACGGCACGGTGTGGGCCTGGGGAAGCAACGGCGCTGGACAGCTGGGGGATGGGACGGTCGCGAACCGCTCCACGCCCGAGCCCATCAGCCACTGA
- a CDS encoding glycosyltransferase family 2 protein, which produces MLVSVVIPVYNEISTLAELLRRVTAVDFPKELVIVDDCSRDGSRELLQRLATEGLSVIGGTPKNRNDVRVLLQEKNQGKGAALRRGFSESCGDIVIVQDADLEYDPREIPRVIQPIVDGDADVVFGSRFTGTPRRVLYFWHSVMNQLLTMLSNMTSNLNLTDMETCYKAFRAEVLRSVTIEEDRFGIEPEITAKVARGGWRVFEVPISYHGRTYEEGKKIGWKDGVRALYAIGKYGLKR; this is translated from the coding sequence ATGCTCGTCTCGGTCGTCATCCCTGTCTACAACGAGATCTCCACCCTCGCCGAACTGCTCCGCCGCGTCACCGCGGTGGACTTCCCCAAGGAGCTCGTCATCGTGGACGACTGCTCCCGCGACGGAAGCCGCGAGCTGCTCCAGCGTCTGGCCACCGAGGGCCTGTCCGTCATCGGCGGCACCCCGAAGAACCGCAACGACGTGCGCGTCCTGCTCCAGGAGAAGAACCAGGGCAAGGGCGCCGCCCTGCGCCGCGGCTTCTCCGAGTCCTGCGGGGACATCGTCATCGTCCAGGACGCGGACCTCGAGTACGACCCGCGTGAAATCCCCCGCGTCATCCAACCCATCGTCGATGGCGACGCGGACGTCGTCTTCGGCAGCCGCTTCACCGGCACGCCCCGGCGCGTCCTCTACTTCTGGCACTCGGTGATGAACCAGCTGCTCACCATGCTCTCCAACATGACGAGCAACCTGAACCTCACCGACATGGAGACCTGCTACAAGGCCTTCCGGGCCGAGGTCCTCCGCTCGGTGACCATCGAGGAGGACCGCTTCGGCATCGAGCCGGAGATCACCGCCAAGGTGGCTCGCGGCGGCTGGCGCGTCTTCGAGGTGCCCATCAGCTACCACGGGCGCACCTACGAGGAGGGCAAGAAGATTGGCTGGAAGGATGGCGTCCGCGCCCTCTACGCCATCGGCAAGTACGGCCTCAAGCGCTGA
- a CDS encoding efflux RND transporter periplasmic adaptor subunit: MAEAQAQRLAVLKIDRTARPRRKLLRRWPLWVGLAVVLALVVGMAVVGRAPGVRVAEVREARPGEQQTELSAAGYVSSRRRSVIAPQVAGRLVEVAVDEGDAVEKGQVLARLDDRDARVMAARSRAEVRAASQRLAAARATATRARNDLGRAEQLARAQVVTRASLEEAQAMASASSAEEQAAAAQLEAAREAARAADLQLSHTVVRAPFAGTVVRKLADEGAVLAPAAIEQENIGGIVELVDLGALEVEAEVSEEQLPRLELGQPALVFLDAYPDQAFVAKVRSVRPAIDRSKATADVNVAFEEIPPGVLPDMGARVAFLKEAVPAEALAKQDAALRVPASAVVQNGGESVVWVVQDGKVKRQPVRVAEKVGDEVALAQGPEPGTQVVVAPNGSLRPGRKVKVRPEGG, from the coding sequence ATGGCGGAGGCCCAGGCCCAGAGGCTGGCTGTACTCAAGATTGACCGCACGGCCCGCCCGCGGCGGAAGCTGCTGCGCCGGTGGCCGCTATGGGTAGGGCTGGCCGTGGTGCTCGCCCTGGTGGTGGGAATGGCGGTGGTGGGCCGGGCCCCTGGCGTGCGCGTGGCCGAGGTCCGCGAGGCCCGTCCCGGCGAGCAGCAGACCGAGCTGTCCGCGGCCGGCTATGTGTCCTCGCGCCGCCGCTCCGTCATCGCGCCGCAGGTGGCGGGCCGGTTGGTGGAGGTGGCGGTGGACGAGGGCGATGCGGTGGAGAAGGGGCAGGTGCTCGCCCGCCTGGATGACCGGGATGCGCGGGTGATGGCGGCGCGGAGCCGTGCGGAGGTGCGGGCCGCCAGCCAGCGGCTCGCCGCCGCGAGGGCCACGGCGACCCGGGCGCGCAATGACCTGGGGAGGGCCGAGCAACTGGCCAGGGCCCAGGTCGTCACCCGGGCGAGCCTGGAGGAGGCCCAGGCGATGGCGAGTGCATCGTCCGCCGAGGAGCAGGCGGCGGCGGCCCAGTTGGAGGCGGCCCGGGAGGCGGCCCGGGCCGCGGACCTGCAACTGTCCCATACCGTGGTGCGAGCACCCTTCGCGGGGACGGTGGTGCGCAAGCTGGCGGACGAGGGAGCGGTGCTCGCGCCCGCCGCGATCGAGCAGGAGAACATCGGCGGCATCGTGGAGCTGGTGGACCTGGGGGCGCTCGAGGTGGAGGCCGAGGTCAGCGAGGAGCAGCTGCCGCGCCTCGAGCTGGGGCAGCCGGCGCTCGTCTTCCTCGATGCGTACCCGGACCAGGCGTTCGTCGCGAAGGTGCGCTCGGTGCGTCCGGCCATCGACCGCTCCAAGGCCACGGCGGACGTGAACGTGGCGTTCGAGGAGATTCCCCCGGGCGTGCTGCCGGACATGGGGGCGCGGGTGGCCTTCCTGAAGGAGGCGGTGCCGGCGGAGGCGCTCGCGAAGCAGGACGCGGCGCTGCGGGTGCCGGCGTCGGCGGTGGTGCAGAACGGTGGGGAGTCCGTGGTGTGGGTGGTGCAGGACGGCAAGGTGAAGCGCCAGCCGGTGCGGGTGGCGGAGAAGGTGGGGGACGAGGTGGCGCTGGCCCAGGGGCCGGAGCCGGGGACGCAGGTGGTGGTGGCGCCGAATGGCTCGCTGCGTCCGGGGCGCAAGGTGAAGGTGCGGCCGGAGGGCGGATGA
- a CDS encoding mannosyltransferase family protein: MSPRTAAVRVEMAGRVARPGLRAALGLSALMLVHHFALWAWTAFHRGFPLLQGLERWDSAHYNTIVTQGYVSPLWAFLPLYPLAVVRPVYALLGGAVPPQVLGCVLSTALLLAFVVWVRRWDASRETASPLAPRTVWGWFFFLFSPASFALHSHHTEALFLLLSFGAFASAWSGRFGWTALFAGLCVLTRNQGVFVAAVAALLLAERAEPGRKLVRFAGLGAVSLAAYGGLMVFEWLSSGDPLAHLHAQESWSHAGSAWEALRTLWYGNPAQVARGWPLLRGILCALVLVASVALFRQSRPLFLYGVLSVAVMLPQGDFHNAFRFGAVLFPMLFWLGDWVAARPALLRWTVALLTLWLNHRVTHGFVIGLWAY; this comes from the coding sequence GTGAGTCCGCGCACGGCCGCCGTCCGGGTGGAAATGGCCGGGCGTGTGGCGCGTCCGGGGCTCCGGGCCGCGCTGGGGCTCTCCGCGCTCATGCTGGTGCACCACTTCGCCCTGTGGGCGTGGACCGCGTTCCACCGGGGCTTTCCGTTGCTCCAGGGGCTCGAGCGCTGGGACTCGGCCCACTACAACACCATCGTGACGCAGGGCTATGTCTCGCCGCTGTGGGCGTTCCTGCCGCTCTATCCGCTGGCGGTGGTGCGGCCCGTGTACGCGCTGCTCGGAGGCGCGGTGCCGCCGCAGGTGCTCGGGTGCGTGCTGTCCACGGCCCTGCTGCTGGCCTTCGTCGTCTGGGTGCGGCGGTGGGATGCGTCGCGGGAGACGGCGTCACCGCTCGCGCCCCGCACCGTGTGGGGGTGGTTCTTCTTTCTCTTCAGCCCGGCCAGCTTCGCCCTGCACTCGCACCACACCGAGGCGCTGTTCCTGCTGCTGTCCTTCGGCGCGTTCGCCTCGGCCTGGTCGGGCCGGTTCGGGTGGACGGCGCTGTTCGCCGGGCTGTGCGTGCTGACGCGCAACCAGGGCGTGTTCGTGGCGGCGGTGGCGGCCCTGCTGCTGGCGGAGCGGGCGGAGCCGGGGCGCAAGCTCGTCCGCTTCGCGGGGCTCGGCGCCGTGTCGCTCGCGGCGTACGGCGGGTTGATGGTCTTCGAGTGGCTCTCCTCGGGAGACCCCCTGGCGCACCTTCATGCCCAGGAGAGTTGGAGCCATGCGGGCTCCGCGTGGGAAGCGCTGCGCACGCTCTGGTACGGCAATCCCGCGCAGGTGGCGCGGGGGTGGCCCCTCTTGCGAGGCATCCTCTGCGCGCTGGTGCTCGTGGCCTCGGTGGCGCTGTTCCGCCAGAGCCGGCCGCTCTTCCTCTATGGAGTGCTGTCGGTGGCCGTGATGTTGCCGCAGGGCGACTTCCACAACGCGTTCCGCTTCGGCGCGGTGCTCTTCCCCATGCTGTTCTGGCTGGGTGATTGGGTGGCCGCGCGTCCGGCCCTGCTGCGCTGGACGGTGGCACTCCTCACCCTGTGGCTCAACCACCGGGTGACGCACGGCTTCGTGATTGGCCTCTGGGCCTACTGA
- a CDS encoding ABC transporter permease, whose protein sequence is MTFGRLVWKDLLRNPLRLALTVLAGAVGVMAFIFLHTVVDLFYSSAESAQADRLFTRAKASITADLPLSYLPRISTVPGVDDITFYGFFGGRYGESQRDFFGSAFVDPPSFMRVFDELVVAPQQVAAFQADPCGALIGKDLAKRYGWKPGDRVTLKGTIYPGEWTFNVRGIYDVRTASLDKNSLFFPYRCLNEKLPDERKDRVGAFLIRVADPSRSAAVSSAVDAMFANSPYPTRTESERAATLGFISMLSAIITAVQVVATVILLIILLVIGNTLAMSVRERTRDLSTLRALGFKSGRVVSLVLFESLAIGLASGGLGVLIAPPLVRGFVAVVGSQMGGFPSDFMRESTLVLGALAAVGVALLAGIIPALRAVRIPVAEGLRKVA, encoded by the coding sequence ATGACGTTCGGGCGGCTCGTGTGGAAGGACCTGCTGCGCAACCCGCTGCGGCTGGCGCTCACGGTGCTGGCGGGGGCGGTGGGGGTGATGGCCTTCATCTTCCTGCACACGGTGGTGGACCTCTTCTATTCGAGCGCGGAGTCGGCGCAGGCGGACCGGCTCTTCACGCGCGCCAAGGCCTCCATCACGGCGGACCTGCCGCTGTCGTACCTGCCGCGCATCTCCACCGTGCCGGGGGTGGACGACATCACCTTCTACGGCTTCTTCGGCGGGCGGTACGGCGAGTCCCAGCGAGACTTCTTCGGCTCGGCCTTCGTGGACCCGCCCTCCTTCATGCGCGTCTTCGACGAGCTCGTCGTGGCCCCGCAGCAGGTGGCGGCCTTCCAGGCGGACCCGTGTGGCGCGCTCATCGGCAAGGACCTGGCGAAGCGCTACGGGTGGAAGCCGGGGGACCGGGTGACGCTCAAGGGCACCATCTACCCGGGCGAGTGGACCTTCAACGTGCGCGGCATCTACGACGTGCGCACGGCGTCGCTGGACAAGAACTCGCTCTTCTTCCCCTACCGGTGCCTCAACGAGAAGCTGCCGGACGAGCGCAAGGACCGGGTGGGGGCCTTCCTGATTCGCGTGGCGGACCCTTCGCGCTCGGCGGCGGTGTCCTCGGCGGTGGATGCCATGTTCGCCAACAGCCCGTACCCCACGCGCACCGAGAGCGAGCGCGCGGCCACGCTGGGCTTCATCTCCATGCTGTCGGCCATCATCACCGCGGTGCAGGTGGTGGCCACCGTCATCCTGCTCATCATCCTGCTCGTCATCGGCAACACGCTGGCCATGAGCGTGCGCGAGCGCACGAGGGACCTGTCCACGCTGCGGGCCCTGGGCTTCAAGAGCGGGCGGGTGGTGAGCCTCGTGCTCTTCGAGTCCCTGGCCATCGGCCTGGCCTCGGGGGGGCTGGGGGTGCTCATCGCGCCGCCGCTCGTGCGGGGCTTCGTCGCGGTGGTGGGCTCGCAGATGGGCGGGTTTCCCAGTGACTTCATGCGGGAGAGCACGCTGGTACTCGGGGCCCTGGCGGCGGTGGGGGTGGCGCTGCTGGCCGGCATCATCCCCGCGTTGCGCGCGGTGCGCATCCCCGTGGCCGAGGGGCTGAGGAAGGTGGCTTGA